One window from the genome of Paracoccus zhejiangensis encodes:
- a CDS encoding Na/Pi cotransporter family protein, with protein sequence MQILSFIIHLFSGALLLLFAVRFMRVGIERQWGGGLQTRLRDSAGTLSLLAKGGVLGFVLQGATVVMLMAAGLVGSNTIPMVSAVLLAMGADLGSALAVQVLTLPISAIGPLLLVVGGWLYLNSAEAGRRNIGRVILGLGLIFLSLRLIREAVEPLQALQNASGVIASLNADPVTAAICGLVLTLLMHSSLAAILTGLAFAAHGALGPVAGLGFVLGCNLGSALLPLWLLRNEAGPGLAVARIVASLRCGLGVVLTAGLALAGAQLAGQVELSAHDAMLGGHLGFNFLLLLLAPLARRMAQRAERRDVTGAHARFTLPADTSDPTLIVVALKTQVGRMLEILSTMFARAIAHPPDAEGVREAERQLNTALAETRNAFAGLPELPERQAADVQNALEFSIRLERCGDMISGKFLEVRQQVESGEYRFTAEGAAEIDGLMEALDTGLLLARNVLWTEDEEAARQLVLHKQRVTGLEQQSRNRHLQRVGSGNLTSLSSSNQHLELIAAVKEINSKLATVGYAVLERQGQLEATRLKPTETTLPPRAQAGSQN encoded by the coding sequence ATGCAGATCCTGTCCTTCATCATCCACCTGTTCAGCGGCGCCTTGCTGCTGCTTTTCGCCGTGCGCTTCATGCGCGTGGGGATCGAGCGGCAATGGGGCGGCGGCTTGCAGACCCGGCTGCGCGATAGCGCCGGCACGCTGTCGCTGCTGGCCAAGGGCGGGGTCCTGGGTTTCGTGCTGCAGGGCGCCACAGTGGTGATGTTGATGGCGGCGGGGCTGGTGGGTAGCAATACCATTCCGATGGTCTCGGCGGTGCTGCTGGCGATGGGGGCCGATCTGGGTTCGGCCTTGGCGGTGCAGGTGCTGACCCTGCCGATCAGCGCCATCGGGCCGCTGCTTCTGGTCGTCGGTGGCTGGCTTTATCTCAATTCGGCCGAGGCCGGGCGGCGGAATATCGGCCGGGTGATCCTTGGCCTTGGGCTGATCTTCCTGTCGCTGCGGCTGATCCGCGAGGCGGTCGAGCCGTTGCAGGCGCTGCAGAACGCCAGCGGGGTGATCGCCTCGCTGAATGCCGATCCGGTGACGGCGGCGATCTGCGGGCTGGTGCTGACGCTGTTGATGCATTCCAGCCTCGCCGCCATCCTGACCGGCCTCGCCTTCGCCGCGCATGGGGCGCTGGGGCCGGTCGCGGGGCTGGGCTTCGTGCTCGGCTGCAACCTGGGCAGCGCGCTGTTGCCGCTGTGGCTTCTGAGGAACGAGGCCGGGCCGGGGCTGGCCGTTGCCCGCATCGTGGCGAGCTTGCGCTGCGGATTGGGCGTGGTGCTGACCGCCGGGCTGGCGCTGGCTGGCGCGCAACTGGCGGGGCAGGTCGAGCTTTCCGCCCATGACGCCATGCTGGGCGGGCATCTGGGGTTCAACTTCCTCCTGCTGCTCCTGGCCCCTTTGGCGCGGCGTATGGCACAGCGGGCCGAGCGTCGGGATGTAACCGGCGCCCACGCCCGCTTCACCCTTCCCGCCGATACCTCGGACCCGACGCTGATCGTGGTGGCGCTGAAGACGCAGGTGGGCCGGATGCTGGAGATCCTGTCGACCATGTTCGCCCGGGCCATCGCCCATCCCCCCGACGCCGAGGGCGTGCGCGAGGCCGAGCGGCAGCTGAACACCGCGCTGGCCGAAACCCGCAACGCCTTTGCCGGCCTGCCGGAACTGCCCGAGCGGCAGGCGGCCGACGTGCAAAACGCGCTGGAGTTCTCGATCCGGCTGGAACGCTGCGGCGACATGATCTCGGGCAAGTTCCTCGAGGTGCGCCAGCAGGTCGAAAGCGGTGAATACCGTTTCACCGCCGAGGGCGCGGCCGAGATCGACGGGCTGATGGAGGCGCTGGATACCGGCCTTCTGCTGGCGCGCAACGTGCTCTGGACCGAGGACGAGGAGGCGGCGCGGCAGCTGGTGCTGCACAAGCAGCGGGTGACGGGGCTGGAACAGCAGAGCCGCAACCGGCATCTGCAGCGGGTCGGCTCGGGCAACCTGACCAGCCTCAGTTCCAGCAACCAGCATCTGGAGCTGATCGCGGCGGTGAAAGAGATCAACAGCAAACTGGCGACGGTCGGCTATGCGGTGCTGGAACGGCAGGGCCAGCTGGAGGCGACGCGGCTGAAGCCCACGGAAACCACCCTGCCGCCGCGGGCGCAGGCGGGATCGCAAAACTGA
- a CDS encoding dihydroneopterin aldolase, whose protein sequence is MDHPDRLHLRDYLVSADIGAFQSERGQTQRLRFNLTVELGQPVSGAGDQVDEILSYDVLTDAVAAGLSDRRYNLLETLAEKIAAEALAHPRAAKIDVTIEKLDRVPGALGLSITRQKGRVAAEPTALRPVVIHLGTDRSLAPPAGAVIVPAAPGLPLPATGDPRRIALLALDQAAWALAGRLGLDVSDSRTEMDWSIANGLPTVWAPYRMVADEIALDADPLALSLWLAGRLNAERLDLALADGAPLPDAPAGSDLIISRLP, encoded by the coding sequence ATGGATCATCCCGACCGCCTTCACCTGCGCGATTACCTCGTCAGTGCCGATATCGGTGCTTTCCAGTCCGAGCGCGGCCAGACACAACGCCTGCGCTTCAACCTGACCGTGGAACTGGGCCAGCCGGTCTCGGGGGCCGGCGATCAGGTGGATGAAATCCTCTCCTATGACGTGCTGACCGATGCGGTCGCCGCCGGTCTGTCCGATCGGCGTTACAACCTGCTCGAGACGCTGGCCGAGAAGATCGCCGCCGAGGCGCTGGCCCATCCCCGCGCCGCCAAGATCGACGTGACGATCGAGAAGCTCGACCGGGTGCCGGGCGCGCTTGGCCTGTCGATCACCCGCCAGAAGGGCCGGGTCGCCGCCGAGCCGACAGCACTTCGGCCCGTGGTGATCCATCTCGGCACTGATCGGTCGCTGGCCCCGCCTGCCGGGGCCGTGATCGTGCCCGCCGCTCCGGGTCTGCCACTGCCGGCAACGGGAGATCCGCGCCGGATCGCGCTTCTGGCGCTGGATCAGGCGGCATGGGCGCTGGCCGGGCGGCTGGGGCTCGATGTCTCGGATAGTCGCACTGAGATGGACTGGTCCATCGCCAATGGCTTGCCCACGGTCTGGGCCCCCTATCGCATGGTGGCCGACGAGATAGCACTTGATGCCGATCCGCTGGCCCTGTCCCTCTGGCTGGCCGGGCGGCTGAATGCCGAGCGGCTGGACCTCGCCCTGGCCGACGGCGCGCCCTTGCCCGACGCCCCCGCCGGCTCTGACCTCATCATCTCCCGCCTGCCATGA
- the folP gene encoding dihydropteroate synthase codes for MTGPLYYRPIPAPLTGRWSLAGGWTRFSQVEILQRGAAPRISDTAPDEVIAALTAPRAPILGLALDRPKLMGIINATPDSFSDGGAYEPGAQAQALIDQGADILDIGGESTRPGAAEMPQDRELARILPVIAAAWGRAPISVDTRKAGVARAALDAGAGMVNDVSGFDFDPALPGLVAETGVPVCLMHAQGLPETMQDDPRYGDVLLDVYDALEARIDRAVQAGIRRDRIVIDPGIGFGKTEAHNLAILRRISLFHALGCPILLGVSRKRFIGTVGGAEVAADRGPGTLALTIEALAQGIQIHRVHDVAMIKQGLRLWAAVNENRAEQE; via the coding sequence ATGACCGGACCGCTCTATTACCGCCCGATCCCCGCGCCCCTGACCGGGCGCTGGTCGCTGGCCGGCGGCTGGACCCGCTTCTCGCAGGTGGAAATCCTCCAGCGTGGTGCCGCGCCCCGGATCAGCGATACGGCCCCGGACGAGGTAATCGCGGCGCTCACCGCCCCGCGCGCGCCAATCCTTGGCCTTGCCCTCGACCGCCCGAAACTGATGGGCATCATCAACGCCACGCCCGACAGCTTCTCGGATGGCGGTGCCTATGAACCCGGTGCGCAGGCGCAGGCACTGATCGATCAGGGTGCCGACATTCTGGATATCGGCGGCGAATCCACCCGGCCCGGCGCGGCAGAGATGCCGCAGGATCGGGAACTGGCCCGCATCCTGCCGGTTATCGCGGCGGCGTGGGGCCGCGCGCCGATCTCGGTCGATACCCGCAAGGCGGGCGTGGCGCGGGCGGCGCTGGACGCCGGTGCGGGCATGGTCAACGATGTCTCGGGCTTCGATTTCGACCCTGCTTTGCCCGGCCTTGTGGCCGAGACCGGCGTTCCGGTCTGCCTGATGCACGCGCAGGGCCTGCCCGAGACCATGCAGGACGATCCGCGTTATGGGGATGTGCTTCTGGATGTCTATGACGCGCTCGAGGCGCGGATAGACCGGGCGGTTCAGGCGGGTATTCGCCGCGACCGGATCGTGATCGATCCGGGCATTGGATTTGGCAAGACCGAGGCGCATAATCTCGCCATCCTGCGGCGCATCTCGCTGTTTCACGCCCTGGGTTGCCCGATCCTTCTGGGCGTCTCGCGCAAGCGTTTCATCGGCACCGTCGGCGGGGCCGAGGTGGCGGCGGATCGCGGGCCGGGCACCCTGGCGCTGACCATCGAGGCGCTGGCGCAGGGGATACAGATTCACCGCGTCCATGACGTGGCCATGATAAAACAGGGACTACGGCTTTGGGCAGCCGTCAACGAGAACAGGGCAGAACAAGAATGA
- the glmM gene encoding phosphoglucosamine mutase: protein MSRKLFGTDGVRGRANTFPMTAEMALRLGAAAGRYFRRDGRNGHRVVIGKDTRLSGYMIENALTAGLTSTGMNVLLLGPVPTPAVGFLTRSMRADVGIMISASHNPAADNGIKFFGPDGFKLSDEAEAEIERIVAGSFDLAQPQNIGRAKRIDDGRGRYVEYAKTTFPTGQRLDGLKVVVDCANGAAYRAAPDVLWELGAEVIPVGVEPNGLNINEGCGSTHPEACADAVLKHGADLGISLDGDADRVAIIDEKGRLADGDQIMALLASRWAEEGRLKGGALVATVMSNLGLERYLQGRGLRLERTKVGDRYVVERMRGQGFNLGGEQSGHIVMTDYATTGDGLIAGLQFLAAMADSGQPASQLVSQFDPVPQLLKNVRYAAGADPLSTEPVKAVIAEAERRLNGSGRVLIRKSGTEPLIRVMAEAEDETMLREVVDGIVAAVEKAA, encoded by the coding sequence ATGAGCAGAAAGCTTTTCGGAACCGACGGCGTCAGGGGCCGCGCGAATACCTTTCCCATGACCGCCGAGATGGCGCTGCGACTTGGCGCCGCCGCCGGCCGCTATTTCCGCCGCGACGGGCGCAACGGCCACCGCGTGGTGATCGGCAAGGACACGCGCCTGTCGGGCTACATGATCGAGAACGCGCTGACCGCCGGGCTGACCTCGACCGGGATGAACGTGCTGCTTCTAGGCCCGGTGCCGACCCCGGCAGTGGGATTCCTCACCCGCTCGATGCGGGCGGATGTGGGGATCATGATCTCGGCCAGCCACAATCCGGCGGCGGATAATGGCATCAAGTTCTTTGGCCCCGACGGGTTCAAGCTGTCCGACGAAGCCGAGGCCGAGATCGAGCGCATCGTCGCCGGCAGCTTCGATCTGGCGCAGCCGCAGAATATCGGGCGCGCCAAGCGCATCGATGACGGGCGCGGGCGCTATGTCGAATATGCCAAGACCACCTTCCCCACCGGCCAGCGGCTGGACGGGCTGAAAGTGGTGGTCGATTGCGCCAATGGCGCGGCCTATCGCGCCGCCCCTGATGTGCTGTGGGAACTGGGCGCCGAGGTGATCCCGGTCGGCGTCGAGCCGAACGGCCTCAACATCAACGAGGGTTGCGGCAGCACCCATCCCGAGGCTTGTGCCGATGCGGTGCTGAAACATGGCGCCGATCTAGGCATCAGCCTTGACGGCGATGCCGACCGGGTGGCGATCATCGACGAGAAGGGCCGCCTGGCCGATGGCGACCAGATCATGGCGCTGCTGGCGAGCCGTTGGGCCGAGGAGGGCCGGCTGAAGGGCGGCGCGCTGGTGGCGACCGTCATGTCCAATCTGGGCCTCGAACGCTATCTGCAGGGGCGCGGTTTGCGGCTCGAGCGGACCAAGGTCGGCGACCGCTATGTGGTCGAGCGGATGCGCGGTCAGGGCTTCAACCTCGGCGGCGAGCAGTCGGGCCATATCGTCATGACCGATTACGCCACCACCGGCGACGGGTTGATCGCGGGTCTGCAATTCCTCGCCGCGATGGCCGATAGCGGCCAACCCGCCAGTCAGTTGGTCAGCCAGTTCGACCCGGTGCCGCAATTGCTGAAGAACGTGCGTTACGCCGCCGGGGCCGATCCCTTGTCGACCGAGCCGGTCAAGGCAGTGATCGCCGAGGCTGAACGCCGGCTGAACGGCTCGGGCCGGGTGCTGATCCGCAAGTCGGGCACCGAGCCGCTGATCAGGGTCATGGCCGAGGCCGAGGACGAGACCATGCTGCGCGAGGTCGTGGACGGTATCGTCGCCGCCGTCGAAAAGGCGGCCTAA
- a CDS encoding GNAT family N-acetyltransferase produces the protein MEVTVRPVTAADKAEWQVLYDGYQRFYERPDLPQSFFDAAFERLLAGDPHDFHGLVAEEDGQLLGLTHYVFHPNLWRPEGVCYLQDLFTAPEARGKGVARALIEAVYAAADAKGVPAVYWLTAENNYPGRMLYDRVAVRSPFIRYNRPL, from the coding sequence ATGGAGGTGACAGTCCGGCCGGTCACAGCTGCCGACAAGGCAGAGTGGCAGGTGCTTTATGACGGTTATCAGCGGTTCTACGAACGCCCCGACCTGCCGCAATCCTTTTTCGATGCGGCTTTCGAGCGGCTGCTCGCGGGCGATCCGCACGATTTTCATGGGCTGGTGGCCGAGGAGGACGGCCAACTGCTGGGACTGACGCATTACGTCTTTCACCCCAATCTCTGGCGTCCGGAAGGGGTCTGCTATCTGCAGGATCTGTTCACCGCCCCTGAAGCGCGCGGCAAGGGCGTCGCGCGCGCACTGATCGAGGCGGTCTACGCGGCAGCGGACGCGAAGGGCGTTCCCGCGGTCTACTGGCTGACGGCCGAGAACAACTATCCCGGCCGTATGCTCTATGATCGCGTGGCGGTGAGGTCGCCCTTCATCCGCTACAACCGCCCGCTTTAG
- a CDS encoding AAA family ATPase produces MQFTGTRDYVAPPELAIAVNAAVTLERPLLVKGEPGTGKTELARQMAAGLGLPIIEWNVKSTTKAQQGLYEYDAVSRLRDSQLGDERVHDVGNYIRKGKLWQAFDAPGKVVLLIDEIDKADIEFPNDLLQELDRMEFHVYETGETIQARHRPVVVITSNNEKELPDAFLRRCFFHYIRFPDAETLKQIVAVHYPGLKPRLLDTALTQFFELREAPGLKKKPSTSEFLDWLKLILAEDLAPEDLQRAPDQILPRLHGALLKNEQDVALFEKLAFMARRQGR; encoded by the coding sequence ATGCAATTCACCGGCACCCGGGACTATGTCGCACCCCCCGAACTGGCCATCGCCGTCAATGCCGCCGTGACGCTGGAACGGCCCCTGCTGGTCAAGGGCGAGCCGGGGACAGGCAAGACCGAGCTGGCGCGGCAGATGGCTGCCGGGCTGGGCCTGCCGATCATCGAATGGAACGTGAAATCAACCACAAAGGCGCAGCAGGGCCTCTATGAATACGACGCGGTCAGCCGGCTGCGCGACAGCCAGCTGGGCGATGAACGCGTGCATGACGTCGGCAATTACATCCGCAAGGGTAAGCTGTGGCAGGCCTTTGATGCGCCGGGCAAGGTCGTCCTGCTGATCGACGAGATCGACAAGGCGGATATCGAGTTCCCGAACGACCTGCTGCAGGAACTCGACCGGATGGAGTTTCACGTTTACGAGACCGGCGAGACCATTCAGGCGAGGCACCGGCCGGTGGTGGTGATTACCTCGAACAATGAAAAGGAACTGCCCGACGCTTTCCTGCGCCGCTGCTTCTTCCATTATATCCGCTTCCCCGATGCCGAGACGCTGAAGCAGATCGTGGCGGTTCACTACCCCGGGTTGAAACCGCGTCTTCTGGATACCGCGCTGACCCAGTTCTTCGAGCTGCGCGAAGCGCCCGGGCTGAAGAAGAAACCCTCGACCAGCGAATTCCTCGACTGGCTGAAACTGATCCTCGCCGAGGATCTGGCACCCGAGGATCTGCAGCGCGCACCCGACCAGATCCTGCCGCGCCTGCATGGTGCGCTCTTGAAGAACGAGCAGGACGTGGCGCTGTTCGAGAAGCTGGCCTTCATGGCCCGGCGGCAGGGGCGGTAA
- the dksA gene encoding RNA polymerase-binding protein DksA, giving the protein MKAQTFLPQDYRPAEDEPFMNDRQLEYFRRKLQAWKQELLEQSAETLEGLQDSGRSVPDIADRASEETDRALELRTRDRQRKLVSKIDSALRRIETGDYGYCEVTGEPISLKRLDARPIATMTLEAQEKHERRERVHRDD; this is encoded by the coding sequence ATGAAAGCTCAAACCTTCCTGCCTCAGGATTACCGTCCCGCCGAGGACGAACCTTTTATGAATGACCGTCAGTTAGAGTATTTTCGTCGCAAATTGCAGGCATGGAAGCAGGAACTGCTCGAGCAATCCGCCGAAACGCTCGAAGGACTTCAGGACAGTGGCCGCAGCGTGCCGGATATTGCCGACCGCGCCAGCGAGGAAACTGACCGGGCGCTGGAACTGCGCACCCGTGATCGCCAGCGCAAGCTGGTCTCCAAGATCGACTCCGCGCTGCGCCGGATCGAGACCGGGGATTACGGCTATTGCGAGGTGACTGGCGAGCCGATCAGCCTCAAGCGGCTGGACGCGCGCCCGATCGCCACGATGACGCTGGAAGCGCAGGAAAAGCACGAGCGGCGCGAGCGCGTTCACCGCGACGACTGA